One Bradyrhizobium sp. CCGB12 genomic window carries:
- a CDS encoding PLP-dependent aminotransferase family protein, producing MSKFEYVKLADAIAVDIANGTLRPGDRLPPQRNFAYDRGIAVSTASRVYTELLRRGLVVGEVGRGTFISGDIRREVEALSEPRDARIDFEVNYPLLPQQWAMIAKSLAGLERVDALESALRVSTSTGTKSARNAAATYLSRKDFAPQAEQIVFTANGKQSLAAALAALVPTGGRCGVEALTYPYVKSIAARLGVTLVPIPMDEFGARPDAIQKAHREAHLSALYLQPIIQNPLGVTMNATRRADIMRVAEKLDLTIIEDAVYGFLADDTPLAALAPDRCIVLDSLSKKVAPGLALGILVAPPHLRESVMSAVRTGGWIASGHALASGQRLMADGTVAELTRLKRIDAARRQQTAARLLAGYQLAADPRSYHLWLTLPPHWRSQTFVAAAARRGIALTPSSTFAIAHGHAPNAVRLALAPPSPEQLDSGLRTIVSLLGTKEEDFDSTE from the coding sequence ATGTCCAAGTTCGAGTACGTGAAGCTTGCCGATGCCATTGCCGTCGATATCGCTAACGGCACGTTAAGGCCCGGCGACCGGCTGCCGCCGCAGCGTAATTTTGCCTATGACCGTGGCATCGCGGTCTCGACCGCGAGCCGGGTTTATACGGAATTGCTCCGCCGCGGCCTCGTGGTCGGCGAGGTCGGCCGCGGCACCTTCATCTCCGGAGACATCAGGCGCGAGGTCGAGGCGTTGAGCGAGCCGCGCGATGCGCGGATCGATTTCGAGGTCAATTATCCGTTATTGCCGCAGCAATGGGCGATGATCGCCAAGAGCCTTGCGGGGCTCGAGCGCGTCGATGCGCTGGAATCCGCCCTGCGCGTCTCGACCAGTACCGGCACCAAGAGCGCGCGCAATGCGGCCGCCACCTATCTGTCGCGCAAGGATTTTGCGCCGCAGGCCGAGCAGATCGTCTTCACCGCCAATGGCAAGCAATCGCTCGCGGCCGCGCTCGCCGCGCTCGTTCCCACCGGCGGCCGCTGCGGCGTCGAGGCGCTGACCTATCCCTACGTCAAGAGCATTGCCGCGCGCTTAGGTGTGACGCTCGTTCCGATCCCGATGGACGAATTCGGCGCGCGGCCCGATGCGATCCAGAAGGCGCATCGCGAGGCGCATTTGTCAGCGCTGTATCTCCAGCCCATCATCCAGAACCCGCTCGGCGTCACCATGAACGCGACACGGCGCGCCGACATCATGCGCGTCGCCGAGAAGCTCGATCTCACCATCATCGAGGACGCCGTCTACGGCTTCCTCGCCGACGACACGCCGCTGGCGGCGCTCGCGCCGGATCGCTGCATCGTGCTCGACAGCCTGTCCAAGAAGGTCGCGCCGGGCCTTGCGCTCGGCATCCTCGTCGCGCCGCCTCACTTGCGCGAGAGCGTGATGAGCGCGGTCCGCACCGGCGGTTGGATCGCCTCGGGACACGCGCTGGCGTCCGGGCAGCGGCTGATGGCCGACGGCACCGTCGCCGAGCTGACACGCCTGAAACGCATCGACGCCGCACGCCGCCAGCAGACCGCGGCAAGGCTGCTCGCCGGCTACCAGCTCGCCGCCGACCCGCGCTCCTATCACCTTTGGCTGACGCTGCCGCCGCATTGGCGCTCGCAGACCTTCGTCGCGGCGGCAGCTAGGCGCGGCATCGCGCTGACGCCGTCCTCGACATTCGCGATCGCCCATGGTCATGCACCGAATGCGGTACGGCTCGCGCTCGCCCCGCCCTCGCCCGAGCAACTCGATTCGGGCCTGCGCACGATCGTGTCGCTGCTCGGCACCAAGGAAGAGGATTTTGATTCGACGGAGTAA
- a CDS encoding YdcF family protein, with the protein MSAMDRATRQLTADEIAEINRTHLIDTPLRPADLLFMFGTREDVGLRADTAARLWRDGLFRWSIVSGGVTPGSEQSECIVIKAAMAAAGIPPDLILEEHRAMNTGENVIFSLPIIDAALGLRNIRSVICLGNTWTARRYPMTLHRHWPEVDKMLLTVDSFATPRALWHTDVEFRRRVLHEWNKIEPYRARGFIAQWPEA; encoded by the coding sequence ATGTCAGCCATGGATCGCGCCACGCGTCAGCTTACGGCGGATGAGATCGCCGAGATCAACCGCACGCATCTGATCGATACGCCGCTCCGGCCGGCCGACCTGTTGTTCATGTTCGGCACCCGCGAGGACGTCGGCTTGCGCGCCGACACCGCCGCGAGGCTGTGGCGCGATGGGCTTTTCCGCTGGTCAATTGTCAGCGGCGGAGTGACGCCGGGCTCGGAGCAATCCGAGTGCATTGTCATCAAGGCGGCGATGGCCGCGGCCGGCATTCCGCCGGACCTGATCCTCGAGGAGCATCGCGCGATGAACACCGGCGAGAACGTGATCTTCTCGCTGCCGATCATCGATGCGGCGCTCGGACTGCGAAATATTCGGAGCGTGATCTGCCTTGGCAACACCTGGACCGCGCGCCGCTACCCGATGACGTTGCATCGGCACTGGCCGGAGGTCGACAAGATGCTGCTCACCGTCGACAGCTTTGCAACGCCGCGCGCGCTTTGGCACACGGATGTCGAGTTTCGCCGCCGGGTCCTGCACGAATGGAACAAGATCGAGCCGTACAGGGCGAGGGGCTTCATCGCGCAATGGCCTGAGGCCTGA
- the msrB gene encoding peptide-methionine (R)-S-oxide reductase MsrB translates to MFDRRILLTTAAGLFGLSAFRWLRASPAEAGEKAAEKFEITKTEAEWRAQLTPQQYEILRNHGTERPGSSPLLKEHRKGIFACAGCDLPLFASETKFESGTGWPSFYQPIEGNVGKTEDRTYGMVRTEVHCRRCGGHLGHVFDDGPKPTGLRYCIDGFGLVFHPAAASAT, encoded by the coding sequence ATGTTTGACCGCCGCATCCTGTTGACGACTGCCGCCGGCCTGTTCGGCCTTTCGGCCTTCCGCTGGCTGAGAGCATCCCCGGCCGAAGCTGGCGAGAAGGCCGCGGAAAAGTTCGAGATCACGAAGACGGAGGCCGAATGGCGTGCCCAGCTCACGCCGCAGCAATATGAGATCCTGCGCAACCACGGCACCGAGCGGCCCGGCTCCAGCCCTCTGCTCAAGGAGCACCGCAAGGGCATCTTCGCCTGCGCGGGCTGCGACCTGCCGCTGTTTGCGTCTGAGACCAAGTTCGAGAGCGGCACCGGGTGGCCGAGCTTCTACCAGCCGATCGAGGGCAATGTCGGCAAGACCGAGGACCGCACCTACGGCATGGTCCGCACCGAGGTGCATTGCCGCCGTTGCGGCGGCCATCTCGGCCACGTCTTCGACGACGGTCCGAAGCCGACCGGCCTGCGCTACTGCATCGACGGCTTTGGGCTGGTGTTCCACCCGGCCGCGGCGTCGGCAACGTAA
- a CDS encoding histidine phosphatase family protein has translation MRRLMLLRHAKTETDAPSGRDQDRRLDDRGHKDAARMGDWIAAHPPVPNSVLVSHAVRARQTWDIAWEAMKDRVAAPEVEILPELYGADPAQLLDSIRTATAPANPKHLLLVGHNPGMHEVALMLLGGGDPAGARALRDNLPTAGLAIFDFDVKDWGDVAYRRGKLVLFVSPKLLRSE, from the coding sequence ATGCGCCGTTTGATGCTGCTGCGTCACGCCAAGACCGAGACTGACGCGCCAAGCGGCCGTGACCAGGACCGCCGCCTCGACGACCGCGGCCACAAGGATGCAGCGCGGATGGGCGACTGGATCGCCGCCCATCCGCCCGTTCCTAATTCCGTGCTGGTGTCGCATGCCGTCCGGGCCCGGCAGACCTGGGACATCGCCTGGGAGGCGATGAAGGACCGCGTCGCCGCGCCTGAGGTCGAGATCTTGCCGGAACTCTATGGCGCCGATCCCGCGCAGCTCCTGGACTCCATTCGCACTGCAACCGCCCCGGCCAACCCGAAGCACTTGCTGCTGGTCGGCCACAATCCGGGCATGCACGAGGTCGCGCTGATGCTGCTGGGCGGCGGCGATCCGGCCGGCGCCAGGGCGCTCCGCGACAACCTGCCCACTGCGGGGCTTGCGATCTTCGACTTTGACGTCAAGGATTGGGGTGACGTGGCCTACCGCCGCGGCAAACTGGTGCTGTTCGTCAGCCCCAAGCTGCTTCGATCGGAATGA
- a CDS encoding universal stress protein, with the protein MFKSILVPIDLADTDLAKPAIATAATLSQTWSGAVRLLNVLPMTPVMLAEYVPADFDEQQRQTSEEALAIVARESGIEASRISSVVRQGGIYHEILEEAVHMKADLIVMTSHRPAMRTYFLGSNAGHVVRYAKCSVLVVRH; encoded by the coding sequence ATGTTCAAGTCCATCCTCGTGCCCATCGACCTCGCCGATACCGATCTGGCCAAGCCGGCGATCGCAACCGCGGCGACGTTGTCGCAGACCTGGAGCGGCGCCGTGCGCCTGCTCAACGTGCTGCCGATGACGCCGGTGATGCTGGCCGAATACGTGCCGGCCGATTTCGACGAACAGCAGCGCCAAACCTCCGAGGAAGCACTCGCCATCGTCGCGCGCGAATCCGGCATCGAGGCGTCCCGCATCTCCAGCGTGGTCCGCCAGGGCGGCATCTATCACGAGATCCTGGAGGAAGCGGTGCACATGAAGGCCGATCTGATCGTGATGACCTCGCACCGGCCGGCGATGCGCACCTATTTCCTCGGCTCCAACGCCGGGCATGTCGTGCGCTACGCAAAGTGCTCGGTGCTGGTGGTCAGGCACTGA
- a CDS encoding FAD-binding oxidoreductase yields MSETFTSTSQEEVGFRERERLSFDLDADICVIGAGIAGLSIALEAARLGASVAVLEGRHIGWNASGNQLGTVMPGFALPLTDLIERVGFEDARELWTMSKEGAEFVRANATEENMPGIGLSDGVLEVSNVDAGDRLISRLQMLNEDFDTEVEGWQVARVREVLKTDRYFHGVYYPRAFQVDGRKYVHGLAALARRAGARIFEDTPVVSIDHSGIRKRIVTPSARLRATHIVLAGNIHLGAPLKRLSETLLPVWRHAGITAPLGEHVHEIIAFKGSVMDSDGVDHFRVVDGDRLMWESPETTWAARPQRFAGAVRRRIRTIFPELGNVEITETFGGATGQTVHGMPQIGQLRRGLWVASGFGRQGMNISAMAGQMIARSILLGDERWRLFSPFELVWAGGATGRVAGQLVGIWGRASSAAAGSLARYRERARVKDREREARLAEANRAAGTGARRPPAGVRPRPAPPPKLAARGPVQAAEPAAQDDGVPQ; encoded by the coding sequence ATGAGCGAGACTTTCACAAGCACGTCCCAGGAAGAAGTCGGCTTTCGCGAACGCGAACGCCTGTCGTTCGATCTCGATGCCGACATTTGTGTGATCGGGGCGGGGATTGCCGGCCTCTCCATCGCACTGGAGGCGGCCCGGCTCGGGGCCAGCGTCGCGGTGCTCGAGGGCCGTCATATCGGCTGGAACGCCTCCGGCAACCAGCTCGGCACCGTGATGCCCGGCTTTGCACTGCCGCTCACGGACCTGATCGAGCGCGTTGGCTTCGAGGACGCGCGCGAGCTGTGGACGATGTCGAAGGAGGGCGCCGAGTTCGTTCGCGCCAACGCCACGGAAGAGAACATGCCGGGGATCGGCCTCAGCGACGGCGTGCTCGAGGTCTCCAATGTCGATGCCGGCGACAGGCTGATCAGCCGGTTGCAGATGCTGAACGAGGATTTCGACACCGAGGTCGAAGGCTGGCAGGTCGCTCGCGTCCGCGAGGTGCTCAAGACCGATCGTTACTTCCACGGCGTGTACTACCCCAGGGCGTTCCAGGTCGACGGCCGCAAATATGTGCACGGCCTTGCGGCGTTGGCGCGGCGGGCAGGGGCCCGCATCTTCGAGGATACGCCGGTGGTCAGCATCGATCATTCCGGCATTCGCAAGCGCATCGTCACGCCGTCGGCGCGGCTGCGCGCGACCCACATCGTGCTCGCCGGCAACATCCATCTTGGCGCGCCATTGAAGCGCCTGTCGGAGACGCTGCTGCCGGTCTGGCGCCATGCCGGCATCACCGCGCCGCTCGGCGAGCACGTGCATGAGATCATCGCCTTCAAGGGATCAGTGATGGATTCCGACGGCGTCGACCATTTCCGTGTCGTCGACGGCGATCGGCTGATGTGGGAAAGCCCGGAGACCACCTGGGCGGCGCGTCCGCAGCGCTTCGCGGGCGCCGTCCGGCGGCGGATCCGCACGATCTTCCCCGAGCTCGGCAATGTCGAGATCACCGAAACGTTCGGCGGCGCCACCGGTCAGACCGTGCACGGCATGCCGCAGATCGGCCAGTTGCGCAGGGGCCTGTGGGTGGCGAGCGGGTTCGGCCGCCAGGGCATGAACATTTCGGCCATGGCCGGACAAATGATCGCGCGCAGCATCCTCTTGGGTGACGAGCGCTGGCGCCTGTTCTCGCCTTTCGAGCTGGTCTGGGCGGGAGGGGCCACGGGGCGCGTCGCAGGCCAGCTGGTCGGGATCTGGGGCAGGGCGAGTTCCGCCGCCGCGGGCTCGCTCGCCCGCTATCGCGAGCGTGCCAGGGTCAAGGATCGGGAACGCGAGGCGCGCCTCGCCGAAGCCAACCGTGCCGCCGGCACGGGTGCGCGCCGTCCGCCGGCTGGCGTCCGGCCGCGGCCGGCTCCGCCGCCCAAGCTTGCGGCCCGGGGGCCAGTACAGGCCGCGGAACCGGCCGCGCAGGACGACGGCGTTCCGCAATAG
- a CDS encoding EAL domain-containing protein, protein MYQVLYCLTDEHDWRLVALGGAVCLLASAAAISLFQRARAAHGPGRLAWIALDAAVSGCGIWATHFIAMLAYGPGGTGAYNIPVTILSLILAISVTFVGLSIAVSSSRPVWIVLGGAIVGTGVAAMHYTGMAALEVPAQVHWIGSTVAASVLFGIVFAACALFIAARRDDLSHALTATTLLTVAIVAHHFTAMGAVLLTPDPTLAISGLSIPPASLSFLTASAAVAIIAIALVAALLDRRAKGELGRQQIVLDSALENMSQGLCMFDADGKIILFNERYAAMLRRTDILLTGRRLVDVLREEQAKGQWQGDADEFFARLVVDAREGRTTTDVVNRFGRSIRVVNQPMQGGGWVATFEDITEWLEAQAKISHMARHDALTSLPNRVLFHEQLEQGLRRTRSGDQLAVLCLDLDHFKDINDSLGHPIGDALLKEVGRRLKTTVGEHDTVARLGGDEFAVVQIGRSEETAARALAGRLVEVISAPYEIDDHQIVIGVSIGISLSPQDGINPDELLKNADLALYRAKADGRGTYRFFETGMDARAQARRLLEMDLRAALQRDEFEAYYQPIRDVASGRVVAFEALLRWNHPQRGLIAPINFIPVAEETGLIVQLGEFVLRCACTDAATWPDDVDVAVNLSPVQFKSPNLIASVTEALAASGLDARRLELEITESVLLQNSEATLTTLHELRAMGVRISLDDFGTGYSSLSYLRSFPFDKIKIDRSFVSELATREDSMAIIRAVTGLGRSLGIVTTAEGVENDAQLELLRREGCTQAQGYLFSKPRPASDVAMMLEVPRLRASA, encoded by the coding sequence ATGTATCAAGTTCTCTACTGTCTCACCGATGAGCATGATTGGCGCCTCGTCGCGCTTGGCGGCGCAGTGTGTCTGCTCGCCAGCGCGGCGGCGATCAGCCTGTTTCAGCGCGCACGCGCGGCGCACGGTCCCGGGCGCCTGGCCTGGATCGCCCTGGACGCCGCCGTCAGCGGATGCGGCATCTGGGCGACGCATTTTATCGCGATGCTCGCCTACGGCCCGGGCGGGACCGGCGCCTACAACATCCCGGTGACGATCCTCTCGTTGATCCTTGCGATCTCCGTGACCTTCGTGGGGCTGAGCATCGCGGTATCGTCCTCGCGCCCGGTGTGGATCGTGCTGGGCGGCGCCATCGTCGGCACGGGTGTCGCGGCGATGCATTACACCGGCATGGCGGCGCTGGAAGTGCCGGCACAGGTGCACTGGATCGGAAGCACGGTTGCCGCCTCGGTGCTGTTCGGAATCGTCTTTGCGGCATGCGCATTGTTCATCGCCGCCCGGCGCGACGACCTCTCCCACGCGCTGACGGCGACCACCCTGCTGACGGTTGCCATCGTCGCGCATCATTTCACCGCGATGGGCGCGGTGCTGCTGACGCCGGATCCGACGCTTGCGATCAGCGGGCTCTCCATCCCGCCGGCTTCGCTGTCCTTCCTCACCGCCAGCGCCGCGGTCGCGATCATCGCGATTGCGCTCGTTGCCGCGCTGCTCGACCGCCGCGCCAAGGGCGAATTGGGCCGCCAGCAGATCGTGTTGGACAGCGCGCTGGAGAACATGTCGCAGGGGCTGTGCATGTTCGATGCGGACGGCAAGATCATCCTGTTCAACGAGCGCTATGCCGCGATGCTCCGTCGCACCGACATCCTGCTCACCGGTCGCCGGCTGGTCGACGTGCTCAGGGAAGAGCAGGCCAAGGGCCAATGGCAGGGCGACGCCGATGAATTCTTCGCCCGTCTCGTGGTCGACGCGCGCGAGGGCCGCACCACGACCGACGTCGTCAACCGGTTCGGGCGCTCCATCCGGGTCGTCAACCAGCCGATGCAGGGCGGCGGCTGGGTCGCGACCTTCGAGGACATCACCGAATGGCTGGAGGCGCAGGCCAAGATCTCGCACATGGCCCGCCATGACGCGCTGACCAGCCTGCCGAACCGGGTGCTGTTCCACGAACAGCTCGAGCAGGGACTGCGCCGCACCAGGTCGGGCGACCAGCTCGCGGTGCTTTGTCTCGATCTCGATCACTTCAAGGACATCAACGACTCGCTCGGCCACCCCATCGGCGATGCGCTGCTCAAGGAGGTCGGCCGCAGGTTGAAGACGACGGTCGGCGAACACGATACCGTGGCACGGCTCGGCGGTGATGAGTTCGCGGTGGTTCAGATCGGACGTTCCGAGGAAACCGCAGCGAGGGCTCTTGCCGGCCGCCTCGTCGAGGTGATCTCGGCGCCTTACGAGATCGACGACCATCAGATCGTGATCGGCGTCTCGATCGGCATTTCGTTGTCGCCGCAGGACGGGATCAATCCGGACGAGCTGTTGAAGAACGCAGACCTCGCGCTCTACCGCGCCAAGGCGGACGGCCGTGGCACCTATCGCTTCTTCGAGACCGGCATGGATGCGCGCGCGCAGGCGCGGCGCCTCCTGGAAATGGATCTGCGCGCGGCGCTGCAGCGCGACGAGTTCGAAGCTTACTATCAGCCGATCCGCGACGTCGCGAGCGGCCGCGTCGTCGCCTTCGAGGCGCTGCTGCGCTGGAACCATCCGCAGCGCGGGCTGATCGCGCCGATCAACTTCATTCCGGTGGCCGAGGAAACCGGACTCATCGTCCAGCTCGGCGAGTTCGTGCTGCGCTGTGCCTGCACCGACGCAGCGACCTGGCCCGACGATGTCGACGTCGCCGTCAATCTGTCACCGGTGCAGTTCAAGAGCCCGAACCTGATCGCATCCGTGACCGAGGCGCTGGCGGCCTCGGGACTCGATGCGCGCCGCCTCGAGCTCGAGATCACCGAATCGGTGCTGCTCCAGAACAGCGAGGCGACGCTGACCACCCTGCACGAGCTGCGCGCCATGGGCGTGCGGATCTCGCTCGACGATTTCGGTACCGGCTATTCGTCGCTGAGCTATCTGCGAAGCTTCCCGTTCGACAAGATCAAGATCGATCGCTCGTTCGTGTCGGAGCTGGCGACGCGCGAGGATTCCATGGCGATCATCCGCGCCGTGACCGGCCTTGGCCGCAGCCTCGGCATCGTCACCACCGCGGAAGGTGTCGAGAACGACGCGCAGCTTGAGCTGCTCCGGCGCGAGGGTTGCACCCAGGCGCAGGGCTATCTGTTCAGCAAGCCGCGGCCCGCTTCCGACGTGGCGATGATGCTGGAAGTCCCGCGGCTGCGCGCCTCTGCTTGA
- a CDS encoding DUF1127 domain-containing protein — translation MTMISQTAGRSLRPSSSSGFFRALANGVQALFDRLERRSAVKTLSELDDRALRDIGINRSQIEDAVYGQFKAELSRYL, via the coding sequence ATGACCATGATCTCGCAAACTGCCGGGCGGAGTTTACGCCCCTCCTCGTCGAGCGGTTTCTTCCGCGCGCTCGCCAACGGCGTCCAGGCGCTGTTCGACCGCCTCGAGCGCCGCTCCGCCGTCAAGACGTTGAGCGAGCTCGACGACCGCGCCTTGCGCGACATCGGGATCAATCGCAGCCAGATCGAGGACGCGGTGTACGGGCAGTTCAAGGCCGAGCTGTCGCGGTATCTGTGA
- a CDS encoding ferritin-like domain-containing protein, whose product MGLFTKDIKTMNDLFVHQLQDIYYAEQQLTKALPKMASKATDPQLKQGFLTHLEETKQHVARLEEVFKMHGVAAKAVDCPAIDGIIEEADETAGEVADKAVLDAALINAAQAAEHYEIVRYGSLIAWAKQLGRNDCATVLAKTLEEEKATDKKLTTLAESKVNLRAAS is encoded by the coding sequence ATGGGACTGTTCACAAAAGACATCAAAACCATGAACGACCTGTTCGTGCACCAGCTTCAAGACATCTATTATGCCGAGCAGCAGCTCACCAAGGCGCTGCCGAAGATGGCAAGCAAGGCCACCGATCCGCAGCTGAAACAGGGCTTTTTGACGCACCTCGAAGAAACCAAGCAGCATGTCGCGCGGCTGGAGGAAGTGTTCAAGATGCATGGCGTCGCCGCGAAGGCGGTGGATTGCCCGGCCATCGACGGCATCATCGAGGAAGCCGACGAGACCGCCGGCGAGGTCGCCGACAAGGCTGTGCTCGACGCGGCGCTGATCAATGCGGCCCAGGCCGCTGAACATTACGAGATCGTCCGCTACGGCAGCCTGATCGCCTGGGCCAAGCAGCTCGGCCGCAACGACTGCGCCACCGTGCTTGCGAAGACGCTGGAGGAAGAGAAGGCGACCGACAAGAAGCTGACGACACTCGCCGAGAGCAAGGTGAACCTGCGCGCAGCGAGCTAA
- a CDS encoding MFS transporter, protein MRADTIKYEAFDDRAGAPRAGSRLGTSLTLAAMSLGYGVVQLDVTIVNTALDAMGKALGGGIAELQWVVSAYTIAFAAFILTAGALGDRIGAKRVFMAGFAIFTAASLACALSPNAVVLIAARLVQGLAAAILVPNSLALLNHAYADDRERGRAVAVWAAGASLALTAGPFVGGALITLVGWRAIFLVNLPIGLAGLWLSWRYASETTRARSREIDLPGQLAAIGALGALAGAIIEGGALGWDHPAVIAAFVGAAVLAGLFVWRESRAAQPMLPLSLFGHRLFTLTSLVGLLVNIAIYGLIFVLSLYFQRVNGLSAWWTGLAFVPMMAAVLPVNLLAPRLAERIGRCRTIVVGACISALGCLGLLWIEAGTSYWAICAQMIAISGGLGLLVPPLTSTLLGSVEKTRSGIAAGVLNATRQTGSVLGVALFGSLVASDRAFMPGLHLALAISAAVLLLAAGVIGLGAPARG, encoded by the coding sequence ATGCGAGCCGATACCATCAAATATGAAGCCTTCGACGATCGAGCCGGCGCGCCGCGCGCCGGCTCGCGTCTTGGAACCTCGCTTACGCTGGCCGCGATGAGCCTCGGCTATGGCGTGGTGCAGCTCGACGTCACGATCGTCAACACCGCGCTCGATGCGATGGGCAAGGCGCTCGGCGGCGGCATCGCCGAACTGCAATGGGTTGTCAGCGCCTACACCATCGCGTTTGCCGCCTTCATCCTGACGGCCGGTGCTCTCGGCGACCGGATCGGCGCCAAGCGCGTCTTCATGGCGGGGTTCGCCATCTTCACCGCAGCCTCGCTCGCCTGTGCGCTGTCGCCCAATGCGGTCGTGCTGATCGCCGCGCGGCTGGTCCAGGGCCTGGCAGCGGCGATCCTGGTGCCGAATTCCCTTGCGTTGCTCAATCATGCCTATGCGGACGACCGCGAGCGTGGCCGCGCCGTCGCGGTCTGGGCCGCAGGCGCGAGCCTTGCGCTCACCGCCGGCCCCTTCGTCGGCGGCGCGCTGATCACGCTGGTCGGCTGGCGTGCGATCTTCCTGGTCAATCTGCCGATCGGGCTCGCCGGCCTGTGGCTGAGCTGGCGCTATGCCAGCGAGACCACGCGGGCCCGCTCGCGCGAGATCGATCTGCCCGGCCAGCTGGCCGCGATCGGTGCGCTGGGCGCGCTCGCCGGCGCCATCATCGAAGGCGGTGCACTGGGGTGGGACCATCCTGCCGTGATCGCAGCCTTTGTCGGGGCGGCCGTTCTCGCCGGGCTCTTCGTTTGGCGCGAGAGCCGCGCGGCGCAGCCAATGCTGCCGCTGTCGTTGTTCGGCCACCGGCTGTTCACGCTGACCTCGCTCGTGGGGCTGCTCGTGAACATCGCCATTTACGGCCTGATCTTCGTGCTCAGCCTTTACTTCCAGAGGGTCAACGGGCTGTCGGCGTGGTGGACCGGGCTTGCCTTCGTGCCGATGATGGCGGCGGTGCTGCCGGTCAATCTGCTGGCCCCGCGCCTGGCTGAGCGCATCGGCCGGTGCCGGACCATCGTCGTCGGGGCCTGCATATCGGCCCTCGGCTGCCTCGGCCTGCTCTGGATCGAAGCCGGGACGAGCTATTGGGCGATCTGCGCGCAGATGATCGCGATCAGCGGCGGGCTCGGCCTCCTGGTGCCGCCTCTGACGTCGACCCTGCTCGGCAGCGTCGAGAAGACGCGTTCCGGCATAGCGGCCGGCGTGCTGAACGCGACGCGGCAGACCGGCAGTGTGCTCGGCGTTGCCCTGTTCGGCTCCCTGGTGGCGTCGGACCGTGCGTTCATGCCGGGCCTGCATCTGGCGCTGGCCATTTCGGCGGCCGTTTTGCTGCTCGCCGCCGGTGTGATCGGCCTCGGCGCGCCGGCACGAGGATGA
- a CDS encoding YbhN family protein, protein MHGLLTALKRGFNRWIGWRRLGIAASVFIIAFAIITLVRTLKGIDTGVILTALTEIPRGNIGLAAICVVFAFCTLTFYDFFALRTIGKKHVPYRIAALSSFTSYSIGHNIGATVFTGGAIRFRIYSDYGLNAIDVAKICFLSGLTFWLGNIFVLSIGMAIHPDAASAMDQLPSSLNRLIALGGLASIGAYLVWLCMGEKRRELGQKGWKVVLPSAPLTLVQILIGVVDLGFCATAMYLLMPANPPIDFMSLAVVFILATLLGFASHAPGSIGVFDVAMLVALPEFGREQLLATLLVFRILYFVIPFGLAISIMGTRELWTNVVAPWQERRRLAEACAQANLPKQVAAMERERALRQAGKR, encoded by the coding sequence ATGCACGGACTGCTGACCGCGCTGAAACGCGGCTTTAATAGATGGATCGGCTGGCGACGGCTCGGCATTGCCGCGAGCGTGTTCATCATCGCCTTCGCGATCATCACTCTGGTGCGGACCCTCAAGGGCATCGATACCGGGGTTATCCTGACCGCGCTGACCGAGATTCCCCGTGGGAATATCGGGCTGGCGGCGATCTGCGTCGTCTTCGCGTTCTGCACGCTGACTTTCTACGACTTTTTTGCACTGCGAACGATCGGCAAGAAGCACGTGCCCTATCGCATCGCAGCGCTGTCCAGCTTCACGTCCTATTCGATCGGCCACAACATCGGCGCGACGGTCTTCACCGGCGGCGCGATCCGTTTCCGGATCTATTCGGATTACGGGCTGAACGCGATCGACGTCGCGAAAATCTGCTTCCTGTCGGGCCTGACCTTCTGGCTCGGTAACATCTTCGTGCTCTCGATCGGCATGGCCATCCATCCGGATGCGGCGTCCGCGATGGATCAGCTCCCGTCGTCGCTCAACCGGCTGATCGCGCTCGGCGGCCTCGCCTCGATCGGCGCCTATCTGGTCTGGCTCTGCATGGGCGAGAAGCGCCGCGAGCTCGGCCAGAAAGGCTGGAAGGTGGTGCTGCCCTCCGCGCCGCTGACGCTGGTGCAGATCCTGATCGGCGTCGTCGACCTCGGCTTCTGCGCCACCGCGATGTACCTTTTGATGCCGGCCAATCCGCCGATCGACTTCATGTCGCTCGCCGTGGTGTTCATCCTGGCGACGCTGCTCGGCTTTGCCAGTCACGCGCCCGGCTCGATCGGCGTGTTCGATGTCGCCATGCTTGTCGCGCTGCCCGAATTCGGCCGCGAGCAGCTTCTGGCCACACTGCTGGTGTTCCGCATTCTCTACTTCGTGATCCCATTCGGCCTCGCGATCTCCATCATGGGCACGCGCGAGCTCTGGACGAATGTGGTTGCGCCGTGGCAGGAGCGGCGACGGCTGGCGGAGGCCTGCGCCCAGGCCAACCTGCCCAAGCAGGTGGCCGCGATGGAGCGCGAACGGGCGCTGCGGCAGGCCGGCAAGCGGTAG